Below is a genomic region from Thiohalorhabdus sp. Cl-TMA.
CGTAACCAGGTGGTCCGGATCTATCGCTACCGTCACTTCTTCTGGGCCATTGGGCTCCTTGCCTTGGGGACCTTGCTGCTTCGGGGGCTAGCGGGCGCAATCGGCCCCTTCGCAGAGGGGGCGGCCGCCCTGCCATTCCCGGCGGGCTCCACCGACCCCTTCTGGCTCTGGCTCACCCTAGGCTCGGGGGCTTTCCTTGCCTTCCTGTTCTGGAGCGGCTACGTCCCCTACGTAATGACACCACCGGAAGGACAACAAATCCTGTCGGCGGAGGAGGGCGACGAGCTCCTTGACCCGGATACCCATGTATTGGGGCTTTTCCACAATGAGGAGACCCGAGCCTATCCCCGGAGTTTGCTGGCGCGGCCCCATTACCTGCATGACGAATTGGGCGGCCACCCGGTCACCGTTTCCTATTGCATCCTGTGCAATAGCGGCATCGCCTTCGAGGCAGAGCTGGACGGTCGCCCCCTGAACCTCCGGGCCCTGACCGCCACCAACAACAACATCATTTTCTTCGAACCGGAACGGGGAAACTTCATCCAGCAGCTGGATGGCCGGATTTTTGCGGGCCCCGACGAGGGCAGAGAGCTTCAGGCCCTCCCCCTCCTGCTGACCACTTGGGCGGAATGGAAGGCCTTGCACCCGGAGACCCGGGTCCGTTTCGCCCCGCCACG
It encodes:
- a CDS encoding DUF3179 domain-containing (seleno)protein, which translates into the protein MVIFLPFSPMTVDFVLVPRNQVVRIYRYRHFFWAIGLLALGTLLLRGLAGAIGPFAEGAAALPFPAGSTDPFWLWLTLGSGAFLAFLFWSGYVPYVMTPPEGQQILSAEEGDELLDPDTHVLGLFHNEETRAYPRSLLARPHYLHDELGGHPVTVSYCILCNSGIAFEAELDGRPLNLRALTATNNNIIFFEPERGNFIQQLDGRIFAGPDEGRELQALPLLLTTWAEWKALHPETRVRFAPPRTLRDRMVNWMLQKLIPLEKLTRRRSPWHRLEAPVDDRLPAMSFVLGVEQGGERRAYPVDIAKKKGVIQDTLGGEPLVVLYDAASDVGSVFSRRLDAQTLRFEPYRLEQEGIVARDLETGSLWDIHGRAREGGLAGRNLTELPHFNKLFWFAWAHFKPDTKVFAETQPAEQRKAA